The following proteins are co-located in the Spinactinospora alkalitolerans genome:
- a CDS encoding prolyl oligopeptidase family serine peptidase: MSARAVHGGLVLPADGRAEPEAVVDTVHGRPVADPYRALEDPESPATLAWLAEREREFAAAAATWPLRSSLASGIRGLVAADLWSPPVRRGGAVFATRRDAGAEHPRLVVLADGAERVLFDPVAFDPSGGTTLDAWEPGPDGALVAVQTSRGGTERGELRVLSAATGLPVEEPVRGVRYTHVAWLPDPASPAFYYVRRDDGDGRRGVWLHRVADARGRDAADVLVQPAGPRSVPGVRLRRGRWLLVSHSHGTGHRNDLWIADLAASAPEAPRLVPVHVGADCESEADVGPDGLLYLRTTLGAARRRLCAADPAEPGTGHWREVVAEDPGATLDGFAVAGAGDGTEVLVTRTRLGISELTAHDPRGIRPPRRVPLPGEGMVTRLEPDEDGSAHFCYADVATQQTVLTCRPGDPEPARWPAAAAPPRPSRVRRRTAWCRSADGTRVPVSVFSLRGFDEPRPTILHAYGGFGRPRQFGFSATVLAWLRAGGRYAVAHVRGGGDSGRDWHLRGARRNKVRAVEDLVAAGDALVAAGHCTRGQLCLSGGSAGGLLVLAAAMARPDLCAAVIASAPLADMVRFERLGLGAMWTAEFGTVADPGDFAALLAYSPYHRALEQGRRDLPAVLLTGFHGDTRTDAAHPRKMCAALQEVNGGARPVLLRYERGVGHGPRAVTRAVDLAADAHAFAAAQTGLSPAR, translated from the coding sequence GTGAGCGCGCGAGCCGTGCACGGGGGCCTCGTGCTCCCCGCCGACGGGCGGGCGGAGCCGGAGGCGGTCGTCGACACCGTCCACGGCCGGCCCGTCGCCGACCCCTACCGCGCGCTGGAGGACCCCGAGTCGCCCGCGACCCTGGCCTGGCTCGCCGAGCGGGAGCGGGAGTTCGCCGCTGCCGCCGCGACCTGGCCGCTGCGCTCCTCGCTGGCCTCCGGCATCCGGGGGCTCGTCGCCGCCGACCTGTGGTCGCCCCCGGTGCGCCGCGGTGGCGCGGTGTTCGCGACCCGGCGCGACGCGGGGGCCGAGCACCCCCGGCTCGTCGTGCTCGCCGACGGCGCCGAACGGGTGCTGTTCGACCCCGTGGCGTTCGACCCGAGCGGCGGCACCACCCTGGACGCCTGGGAGCCGGGCCCCGACGGCGCCCTGGTGGCGGTGCAGACCTCCCGAGGCGGGACCGAGCGGGGCGAGCTGCGGGTGCTGTCCGCCGCGACCGGGCTGCCGGTGGAGGAGCCGGTGCGCGGCGTCCGCTACACCCACGTGGCCTGGCTGCCCGATCCCGCCTCCCCGGCGTTCTACTACGTGCGCCGCGACGACGGCGACGGCCGGCGCGGCGTGTGGCTGCACCGCGTCGCCGACGCCCGGGGCCGGGACGCGGCCGACGTGCTCGTGCAGCCGGCCGGACCGCGCAGCGTTCCCGGCGTGCGGCTGCGGCGCGGCCGGTGGCTGCTGGTCTCGCACAGCCACGGCACCGGGCACCGCAACGACCTGTGGATCGCCGACCTGGCCGCGAGCGCCCCGGAGGCGCCGCGCCTGGTCCCCGTGCACGTCGGCGCCGACTGCGAATCCGAGGCCGATGTCGGCCCCGACGGACTGCTCTACCTGCGCACCACGCTGGGGGCCGCGCGCCGCCGCCTGTGCGCCGCCGATCCGGCCGAGCCGGGCACCGGGCACTGGCGCGAGGTCGTGGCCGAGGACCCCGGCGCGACGCTGGACGGCTTCGCCGTGGCCGGTGCGGGCGACGGCACCGAGGTGCTGGTCACCCGCACCCGCCTGGGCATCAGCGAACTGACCGCGCACGATCCGCGCGGGATCCGGCCGCCGCGGCGGGTGCCGCTGCCCGGTGAGGGCATGGTGACCCGGTTGGAGCCGGACGAGGACGGCTCGGCGCACTTCTGCTACGCCGACGTGGCCACCCAGCAGACCGTGCTCACCTGCCGGCCCGGCGATCCCGAGCCGGCGCGCTGGCCCGCGGCCGCGGCGCCGCCTCGCCCCTCGCGGGTGCGCCGACGCACCGCCTGGTGCCGCTCCGCCGACGGCACCAGGGTGCCCGTCAGCGTGTTCTCGCTGCGCGGCTTCGACGAGCCGCGCCCGACGATCCTGCACGCCTACGGCGGGTTCGGCCGGCCCCGGCAGTTCGGGTTCAGCGCGACCGTGCTGGCCTGGCTGCGCGCGGGCGGCCGCTACGCGGTGGCGCACGTGCGCGGCGGCGGCGACTCCGGGCGCGACTGGCACCTGCGCGGCGCCCGGCGCAACAAGGTCCGCGCGGTCGAGGACCTCGTCGCGGCCGGGGACGCCCTGGTGGCGGCCGGTCACTGCACCCGCGGCCAGTTGTGCCTGTCGGGCGGGTCGGCCGGGGGCCTGCTGGTGCTCGCCGCCGCGATGGCGCGGCCGGACCTGTGCGCGGCCGTCATCGCCTCGGCGCCGCTGGCCGACATGGTCCGCTTCGAACGACTCGGTCTCGGCGCGATGTGGACGGCGGAGTTCGGCACCGTCGCCGACCCCGGCGACTTCGCCGCGCTGCTGGCCTACTCGCCCTACCACCGGGCGCTGGAGCAGGGGCGGCGCGACCTCCCGGCCGTGCTGCTCACCGGGTTCCACGGCGACACCCGCACCGACGCCGCGCACCCGCGCAAGATGTGCGCGGCCCTGCAGGAGGTCAACGGCGGAGCGCGCCCCGTGCTGCTGCGCTACGAGCGCGGCGTCGGGCACGGCCCCCGCGCCGTCACCCGCGCCGTCGACCTGGCGGCCGACGCGCACGCGTTCGCCGCCGCCCAGACGGGGCTGTCACCGGCGCGCTGA
- a CDS encoding siderophore-interacting protein translates to MAVAQRQTRLEMYPLKPRVLEVRSVERITPRMIRVTLGGDDLEGFRSDNHADHVKLWFPDEETGEHVLPIVENDRALNFRAPGVVFRDYTVRRFDAAARELTVDFVAHDHGPAGRWAGRAEPGMRLGVLGPRGTEFVPDDYDHYVIAADETALPAAARWLEELPRDAAVQAFLEVADAAEEQRVDAPAGASVTWLHRDGAEAGGTGLLERAIRDLRVPEGECFVWVAGEATALRPVRRLLKERGFVKGRSMDVDGYWRRGTSNLDHHEEDD, encoded by the coding sequence ATGGCAGTCGCGCAGCGACAGACCCGACTGGAGATGTACCCGCTCAAGCCGCGGGTGCTCGAAGTGCGCTCGGTCGAGCGCATCACTCCGCGGATGATCCGCGTGACGCTGGGCGGCGACGACCTGGAGGGCTTCCGCAGCGACAACCACGCCGACCACGTGAAGCTGTGGTTCCCCGACGAGGAGACCGGCGAGCACGTCCTGCCGATCGTGGAGAACGACCGCGCCCTGAACTTCCGCGCCCCCGGCGTGGTCTTCCGGGACTACACCGTGCGCCGCTTCGACGCCGCGGCCCGCGAGCTGACCGTCGACTTCGTCGCCCACGACCACGGTCCGGCCGGCCGGTGGGCCGGGCGCGCCGAGCCCGGCATGCGCCTGGGCGTGCTCGGACCCCGCGGCACCGAGTTCGTCCCCGACGACTACGACCACTACGTGATCGCCGCGGACGAGACCGCGCTGCCGGCCGCGGCCCGATGGCTGGAGGAGCTGCCGCGCGACGCCGCGGTGCAGGCCTTCCTCGAGGTCGCCGACGCGGCCGAGGAGCAGCGCGTCGACGCGCCCGCGGGCGCCTCGGTCACCTGGCTGCACCGCGACGGGGCCGAGGCCGGCGGCACCGGCCTGCTGGAGCGCGCGATCCGCGACCTGCGGGTTCCCGAGGGCGAGTGCTTCGTCTGGGTCGCCGGCGAGGCCACGGCGCTGCGGCCGGTCCGCCGCCTGCTCAAGGAGCGCGGATTCGTCAAGGGGCGCTCGATGGACGTCGACGGCTACTGGCGGCGCGGCACCTCCAACCTGGACCACCACGAGGAGGACGACTGA
- a CDS encoding MFS transporter, which yields MTTTEGPQVGAGGRTIDPVRLQRRTVLVLMASQIIGGVGVGSALSVGGLIAEELTGSQSWAGMATTMITLGAALFALPLAGIAARRGRRPGLSLGWFVAGTGGAVMIGGAHAGLFAVFLLGAVLFGSGTATNLQSRYAAADLAGERSRGRDLSLVVWATTIGSVAGPNLTGPGAVVAGWLGLSALLGPLVFSTVGLLAAAMLIAVLLRPDPLLAARGLAGGDAAPTAARRGSGPGPWASFGTIARSPGAVLAVVAIVASHACMVMVMTMTPVHMSHGGATLTVIGLTISLHIAGMFALSPLVGWLADRYGRIPMLLAGQTILIAAAAVSGTAGHHQGMVVTGLVLLGVGWSFGLVSASTLLAESLEPHQRPGAQGVSDMAMSLGGAACGALSGVLLGAFGFGVLNAVAIAPAVPVIILALRTLSARSRASAR from the coding sequence GTGACCACCACTGAGGGGCCGCAGGTCGGAGCGGGCGGCCGGACGATCGATCCGGTCCGGCTGCAGCGCCGCACCGTGCTCGTCCTGATGGCGTCCCAGATCATCGGCGGCGTCGGCGTGGGCTCGGCGCTGTCCGTCGGCGGGCTGATCGCCGAGGAGCTGACGGGGTCGCAGTCCTGGGCCGGCATGGCCACGACCATGATCACGCTCGGCGCGGCGCTGTTCGCGCTGCCGCTGGCCGGTATCGCCGCGCGCCGCGGCCGCCGCCCGGGCCTGAGCCTCGGCTGGTTCGTCGCGGGGACCGGCGGAGCGGTGATGATCGGCGGCGCGCACGCCGGCCTCTTCGCGGTGTTCCTGCTCGGCGCGGTCCTGTTCGGCTCGGGTACCGCCACCAACCTGCAGTCGCGCTACGCCGCGGCCGACCTCGCCGGCGAGCGCAGCCGGGGACGGGACCTGTCGCTGGTGGTGTGGGCCACCACCATCGGCTCGGTGGCCGGCCCCAACCTGACCGGCCCCGGCGCGGTCGTCGCCGGATGGCTGGGCCTGTCCGCGCTGCTCGGGCCGCTGGTGTTCTCCACCGTCGGACTCCTCGCCGCCGCAATGCTGATCGCGGTGCTGCTGCGCCCCGACCCGCTGCTGGCCGCGCGCGGACTGGCCGGCGGGGACGCCGCTCCGACCGCGGCGCGGCGCGGCTCGGGACCCGGGCCGTGGGCCTCCTTCGGCACGATCGCGCGCTCGCCGGGAGCCGTGCTGGCCGTGGTGGCCATCGTGGCCAGCCACGCCTGCATGGTCATGGTCATGACGATGACGCCGGTGCACATGTCGCACGGCGGGGCCACCCTCACCGTCATCGGCCTGACGATCAGCCTGCACATCGCCGGCATGTTCGCCCTCTCACCGCTGGTGGGATGGCTGGCCGACCGGTACGGCCGGATTCCGATGCTGCTCGCGGGCCAGACCATCCTGATCGCCGCCGCGGCCGTCTCCGGAACGGCGGGCCACCACCAGGGCATGGTCGTGACCGGACTGGTCCTGCTGGGAGTGGGCTGGTCCTTCGGCCTGGTCTCGGCGTCGACGCTGCTGGCCGAGTCGCTGGAGCCCCATCAGCGGCCCGGCGCCCAGGGCGTCTCCGACATGGCGATGAGCCTCGGCGGCGCGGCCTGCGGCGCCCTCTCCGGCGTGCTCCTCGGCGCGTTCGGCTTCGGCGTCCTCAACGCCGTCGCGATCGCCCCGGCCGTCCCGGTGATCATCCTGGCCCTGCGGACCCTCAGCGCCCGGAGCCGCGCCTCGGCCCGCTAG
- a CDS encoding LysE family translocator yields the protein MSEHLWVYIAATVTVLVVPGPDFVLVTRNTLTRGRTAGLATAAGIATGLAGYTALAALGVAVLVSASTTALVVLRFAGAGYLVLLGLQSLAALRRGAGGRAAAPSPSRSGRGAPFLQGLLNNSLNPKALVFFFTFMPQFVVPDAPVWPQTLFLGGTVVVLAAVWWLLYVLAIARLSALLRRPRVRQGIELTSGVALTSFGVALAMAA from the coding sequence ATGTCCGAACACCTGTGGGTCTACATCGCGGCGACCGTCACGGTCCTCGTCGTCCCCGGACCGGACTTCGTCCTGGTCACCCGCAACACGCTGACCCGGGGGCGCACCGCGGGCCTGGCGACCGCCGCGGGGATCGCGACCGGGCTGGCCGGCTACACCGCGCTCGCGGCGCTGGGAGTCGCCGTCCTCGTCTCCGCCAGCACGACCGCGCTGGTCGTTCTGCGGTTCGCCGGTGCGGGTTACCTCGTCCTCCTCGGTCTGCAGAGCCTGGCCGCGCTGCGGCGCGGTGCGGGCGGGCGCGCCGCGGCCCCCTCGCCGTCCCGGAGCGGGAGGGGAGCGCCGTTCCTGCAGGGGCTGCTCAACAACAGCCTGAACCCCAAGGCCCTGGTCTTCTTCTTCACCTTCATGCCGCAGTTCGTCGTCCCGGACGCGCCCGTGTGGCCGCAGACCCTGTTCCTCGGGGGCACCGTGGTCGTGCTCGCCGCGGTGTGGTGGCTGCTCTACGTACTGGCGATCGCCCGGCTCTCCGCGCTGCTGCGCCGCCCCCGGGTCCGCCAGGGGATCGAACTCACCAGCGGCGTCGCCCTGACCTCCTTCGGCGTTGCCCTGGCGATGGCGGCCTAG
- a CDS encoding Lrp/AsnC family transcriptional regulator → MRENLRFDPVDLQILRVLQNDARITNRDLAAAVGIAPSTCLDRVARLREGGVILGHALRVAPEALGRPIQAFLSVRVQPHRRPLVEPLVEHIRTRPETRALYHLTGPDDFLVLVAAADVADLQRLVLDEFTARPEITRVQTMLVFQEWDGGPLLPPG, encoded by the coding sequence ATGAGGGAAAATCTGCGTTTTGATCCGGTTGACCTGCAGATTTTGCGGGTCCTGCAGAACGACGCACGGATCACCAACCGGGACCTGGCCGCCGCCGTCGGGATCGCGCCGTCGACCTGCCTGGACCGGGTGGCCCGGCTGCGCGAGGGCGGCGTCATCCTCGGCCACGCCCTGCGGGTGGCCCCGGAGGCGCTGGGGCGGCCCATCCAGGCGTTCCTGTCGGTGCGGGTGCAGCCCCACCGCCGCCCGCTGGTGGAACCGCTCGTCGAGCACATCCGGACCCGGCCCGAGACCCGTGCGCTGTACCACCTCACCGGCCCCGACGACTTCCTGGTCCTCGTCGCGGCGGCCGATGTGGCCGACCTGCAGCGCCTGGTCCTCGACGAGTTCACGGCCCGGCCCGAGATCACCCGGGTCCAGACCATGCTCGTCTTCCAGGAGTGGGACGGCGGGCCGCTGCTGCCGCCCGGGTGA
- a CDS encoding JmjC domain-containing protein — protein MTDRLFTETLRAAVGDDLLRERLSQDFVFADLGAGAVRPLLDFDALSGILSTHQLEPPRLRLHREGAPVPAARYTEAAEASGTARRLIRPEALYRELREGASMVIDGIDRLHPPVRAATDDLMRLVRERAQVNLYLIWGDSHGFDTHWDDHDTFIVQVAGTKSWQVHGQGSRPHPMKVDADHSHTPPDRTLWEGVLRPGQVLHVPRGWWHTVKGTGDVSMHLTFGFTRATGIDWARALLDRLHDIEFLRTDLPRFASPDERRKHHHELVRRLTDLAERHDVDALLAERDARFPRRQSFSLPWAVEDAEPGPETVVEFTPILPPPLEREGDAVTVTVSGRRYRFPAAAEPVLAALSAQRSLPLGELAERSDTSLPTAVGVVRALVRHHLVLLR, from the coding sequence GTGACCGACCGCCTGTTCACCGAAACGCTGCGCGCAGCCGTCGGCGACGACCTGCTCAGGGAGCGGTTGTCCCAGGACTTCGTCTTCGCCGACCTCGGGGCCGGGGCCGTGCGCCCGCTGCTCGACTTCGACGCGCTCAGCGGCATCCTCAGCACCCACCAGTTGGAGCCGCCGCGGCTGCGGCTGCACCGCGAGGGCGCCCCGGTCCCCGCGGCCCGCTACACCGAGGCGGCCGAGGCCTCGGGGACGGCCCGCAGGCTCATCCGGCCCGAGGCGCTGTACCGGGAGCTGCGCGAGGGCGCCAGCATGGTGATCGACGGGATCGACCGGCTGCACCCGCCCGTCCGCGCGGCGACCGACGACCTGATGCGCCTGGTCCGCGAGCGCGCGCAGGTCAACCTGTACCTGATCTGGGGCGACTCGCACGGCTTCGACACCCACTGGGACGACCACGACACCTTCATCGTCCAGGTGGCCGGCACCAAGTCCTGGCAGGTACACGGCCAGGGCAGCCGCCCCCACCCGATGAAGGTCGACGCCGACCACTCCCACACCCCGCCCGACCGGACCCTCTGGGAGGGGGTCCTGCGCCCCGGGCAGGTGCTGCACGTCCCGCGCGGCTGGTGGCACACGGTGAAGGGCACCGGCGACGTCAGCATGCACCTGACGTTCGGCTTCACCCGGGCCACCGGGATCGACTGGGCGCGGGCGCTGCTGGACCGGCTGCACGACATCGAGTTCCTGCGCACCGACCTGCCCCGGTTCGCCTCGCCCGACGAGCGCCGCAAGCACCACCACGAGCTGGTCCGGCGGTTGACCGATCTGGCCGAGCGGCACGACGTCGACGCCCTCCTCGCCGAACGCGACGCCCGCTTCCCCCGCCGGCAGTCCTTCTCCCTGCCGTGGGCGGTGGAGGACGCGGAGCCGGGTCCGGAGACGGTGGTGGAGTTCACCCCGATCCTGCCCCCGCCGCTGGAGCGCGAGGGCGACGCCGTCACGGTCACGGTCTCGGGTCGGCGCTACCGGTTCCCCGCCGCGGCCGAGCCCGTGCTGGCGGCGCTGTCCGCGCAGCGCTCGCTGCCGCTGGGCGAGCTGGCCGAGCGCTCGGACACCTCCCTGCCCACCGCGGTCGGGGTGGTGCGCGCCCTGGTCCGGCACCACCTGGTGTTGCTGCGGTGA
- a CDS encoding (2Fe-2S)-binding protein, with protein sequence MARTDHPLQTVVDACAPLKFAPLPDIRTPEVLSVRDHPGTEHWYRTDLMVAEDAVPALFDQITAHHGPGHLLPAATHFLRALLREPIFMVSAGVYLTGRAPLLDPADLWFPWRSNASFGTPMVTGARIAVLPDDPHAGHPDAVVVADEAELDRLAAACMVRAFSPIIDAVHAHTRVGLRTLWGWVMDILHFYMLNPARFLGRDAEAAWDRADRLGDALGHAGAVTRARPRLFPFCENHPRGTWAVRGTCCFDYKGDPEHGYCTTCPLKPDSQRRTELQEWIRNPALAP encoded by the coding sequence ATGGCACGCACGGACCACCCCCTGCAGACGGTGGTGGACGCCTGCGCCCCGCTGAAGTTCGCGCCACTGCCCGACATCCGCACCCCCGAGGTGCTCTCGGTGCGCGACCACCCCGGGACCGAGCACTGGTACCGCACCGACCTGATGGTCGCCGAAGACGCGGTGCCCGCCCTGTTCGACCAGATCACGGCGCACCACGGCCCCGGCCACCTGCTGCCCGCGGCGACGCACTTCCTGCGCGCGCTGCTGCGCGAGCCGATCTTCATGGTCTCCGCCGGCGTCTACCTCACCGGGCGCGCGCCGCTGCTCGACCCGGCCGACCTGTGGTTCCCGTGGCGCTCCAACGCCAGCTTCGGCACCCCGATGGTGACCGGCGCGCGGATCGCGGTGCTGCCGGACGACCCGCACGCCGGGCACCCCGACGCGGTCGTGGTCGCCGACGAGGCCGAACTCGACCGGCTGGCCGCCGCGTGCATGGTCCGGGCGTTCTCCCCGATCATCGACGCGGTGCACGCCCACACGCGGGTGGGCCTGCGGACGCTGTGGGGCTGGGTCATGGACATCCTGCACTTCTACATGCTCAACCCGGCGCGCTTCCTCGGCCGCGACGCCGAGGCCGCCTGGGACCGCGCCGACCGGCTGGGCGACGCGCTCGGCCACGCCGGCGCGGTGACCCGCGCCCGGCCGCGGCTCTTCCCGTTCTGCGAGAACCACCCGAGGGGCACCTGGGCGGTCCGGGGCACCTGCTGCTTCGACTACAAGGGCGATCCCGAGCACGGCTACTGCACGACCTGCCCGCTCAAGCCCGACTCCCAGCGCCGCACCGAGCTCCAGGAGTGGATCCGCAACCCCGCCCTGGCTCCCTAG
- a CDS encoding 4'-phosphopantetheinyl transferase family protein, translating to MIRPANPVTCAVWWADPALAGPAALPALLDERERERHARYRMAADRDRYAAAHALARLVCAREAGCAPQEVAFTLHCGHCDRPEPHGKPRPAGPAQGLELSITHSGARVAVAVARGAAVGVDVEQVREGRDIEGLADYALTGAERTALDAVPAAGRTAGFFTYWSRKEALLKATGEGLSGGLASVAVSGPADDPAVLAWDSPGAPEHVWLGDLDAGPDHRAALAVLTGAPVDVVEHDATELLTTVPGQHV from the coding sequence GTGATCCGACCGGCGAACCCCGTGACCTGTGCCGTGTGGTGGGCGGACCCGGCCCTGGCCGGCCCCGCCGCGCTGCCGGCCCTGCTCGACGAGCGCGAACGGGAACGGCACGCGCGCTACCGGATGGCCGCCGACCGGGACCGCTACGCCGCCGCGCACGCGCTGGCCCGCCTGGTCTGCGCGCGCGAGGCGGGATGCGCCCCGCAGGAGGTGGCCTTCACCCTGCACTGCGGCCACTGCGACCGGCCGGAGCCGCACGGCAAGCCGCGTCCGGCCGGACCGGCCCAGGGCCTGGAGCTGTCCATCACGCACTCCGGCGCGCGGGTCGCGGTCGCCGTGGCGCGCGGCGCGGCGGTCGGCGTGGACGTCGAGCAGGTGCGCGAGGGCCGCGACATCGAGGGGCTGGCCGACTACGCGCTGACCGGGGCCGAGCGCACCGCCCTGGACGCCGTTCCCGCCGCCGGACGCACGGCCGGGTTCTTCACCTACTGGTCGCGCAAGGAGGCCCTGCTCAAGGCGACCGGCGAGGGTCTGTCCGGCGGGCTGGCCTCGGTCGCGGTGAGCGGCCCCGCCGACGACCCCGCGGTGCTGGCCTGGGACTCCCCCGGCGCGCCGGAACACGTGTGGCTGGGCGACCTGGACGCCGGGCCCGACCACCGCGCCGCGCTCGCGGTCCTGACGGGCGCCCCTGTCGATGTCGTCGAGCACGACGCGACGGAACTGCTCACCACCGTGCCAGGACAGCACGTCTAG
- a CDS encoding LacI family DNA-binding transcriptional regulator, whose translation MSVATRPRIKDVARRAGVSEKTVSNVINDYPHVTEKTRGAVREAIAELGYRVNLTGRHLRRGRTGIIALVLPELDQDYFAEIAKHIIKEAESRSTTVLVHQTEGRRDRELAALDGFDADFADGLIFSPLTMAHDDLRRHRARLPVVLLGERTAPGLHDHVAIDNVAAAREATEHLLGLGRRRIAVLGGRLGPDLGTAELRTQGHREAIEAAGLEFDPALVRPAGAFLWQDGAELTEELLSSAAPRPDALLCLNDHLALGAVRTLHEAGVAVPDEIAVVGFDGIAAGRYSLPSLTTVAPDKPFLARGALDLLLSRLEGAERPPGEIVVPHTLVVRESSAA comes from the coding sequence GTGAGTGTGGCGACGAGGCCGAGGATCAAGGACGTCGCGCGGCGCGCGGGGGTGTCGGAGAAGACCGTCTCCAACGTGATCAACGACTACCCGCACGTCACGGAGAAGACCCGCGGCGCCGTCAGGGAGGCCATCGCCGAACTCGGCTACCGCGTCAACCTGACAGGGCGCCACCTGCGGCGCGGCCGCACCGGCATCATCGCCCTGGTGCTGCCCGAACTCGACCAGGACTACTTCGCCGAGATCGCCAAGCACATCATCAAGGAGGCCGAGAGCCGCTCGACCACGGTCCTGGTGCACCAGACCGAGGGCCGCAGGGACCGCGAGCTCGCCGCGCTGGACGGCTTCGACGCCGACTTCGCCGACGGCCTCATCTTCAGCCCGCTCACCATGGCCCACGACGACCTGCGGCGGCACCGGGCGCGGCTGCCCGTGGTGCTGCTGGGCGAGCGGACCGCCCCCGGACTGCACGACCACGTGGCGATCGACAACGTCGCAGCCGCCCGCGAGGCCACCGAGCACCTGCTCGGGCTGGGCCGGCGCCGCATCGCCGTCCTCGGCGGGCGCCTGGGCCCCGACCTGGGCACCGCCGAACTGCGCACCCAGGGCCACCGGGAGGCGATCGAGGCCGCCGGCCTGGAGTTCGACCCCGCCCTCGTGCGCCCGGCGGGCGCGTTCCTCTGGCAGGACGGCGCGGAGCTGACCGAGGAGCTGCTGTCCTCGGCGGCCCCCCGACCCGACGCGCTGCTGTGCCTCAACGACCACCTCGCGCTCGGCGCCGTCCGGACGCTGCACGAGGCGGGCGTCGCCGTCCCCGATGAGATCGCGGTGGTGGGCTTCGACGGCATCGCCGCCGGCCGCTACAGCCTGCCCTCGCTCACCACGGTCGCCCCCGACAAGCCGTTCCTGGCCCGCGGCGCGCTGGACCTGCTGCTGAGCAGGCTGGAGGGCGCCGAGCGGCCGCCCGGCGAGATCGTCGTGCCGCACACCCTGGTGGTCAGGGAGAGCAGCGCGGCCTGA